One stretch of Zingiber officinale cultivar Zhangliang chromosome 6B, Zo_v1.1, whole genome shotgun sequence DNA includes these proteins:
- the LOC121989899 gene encoding uncharacterized protein LOC121989899 — translation MRPLVSLSAVSLTWNTAVSAYMALADPPAMAFLLFCYVDLLLLFLLFGKFERLMGEGEGAGGSPAERARARARAAVWVLSASLVLVLGWRVSLEIALWQVKLAIRVTAAAITGGGFYGLLLFKRNERTNVVIGV, via the coding sequence ATGCGCCCTCTCGTCTCGCTTTCGGCTGTCAGCCTCACGTGGAACACCGCTGTGTCGGCGTACATGGCGCTCGCCGATCCGCCGGCCATGGCCTTCTTGCTGTTCTGTTACGTCGACCTACTGCTGCTCTTCCTTCTGTTCGGGAAGTTTGAGCGGCTGATGGGCGAGGGCGAGGGCGCTGGTGGGTCGCCGGCGGAAAGGGCGAGGGCGAGGGCGAGGGCGGCGGTTTGGGTGCTGTCCGCATCGCTCGTGCTTGTGCTCGGCTGGAGAGTGTCGTTGGAAATCGCGCTGTGGCAGGTTAAGTTGGCGATCCGGGTGACGGCGGCGGCGATAACTGGTGGTGGATTCTATGGCCTCCTTCTGTTCAAGAGGAATGAACGAACGAACGTAGTAATTGGCGTGTGA